A DNA window from Pontimonas salivibrio contains the following coding sequences:
- a CDS encoding Rv3654c family TadE-like protein, with amino-acid sequence MVVALGVIAALVIAGSAALMVVDLLRFGEKVQHAANLSALAASDVAMGVIPGRPCVVAREIGRSQGIRVSSCEVTGSLVRVYATTTRHGLSITKRAAAGPISGGVWPDGDVR; translated from the coding sequence GTGGTGGTTGCCCTCGGTGTCATCGCAGCCCTGGTCATCGCCGGTAGTGCTGCGCTGATGGTGGTCGACCTGTTGCGCTTTGGTGAAAAAGTTCAACACGCGGCCAACCTTTCGGCGCTGGCGGCATCGGATGTGGCGATGGGGGTCATCCCCGGGCGGCCCTGCGTGGTGGCCAGGGAGATTGGTCGCAGCCAGGGGATTCGGGTGAGCTCGTGCGAGGTCACTGGAAGCCTCGTCAGGGTGTACGCCACGACTACCCGGCATGGTCTGTCGATTACTAAACGCGCTGCTGCGGGGCCCATTTCTGGAGGGGTCTGGCCGGATGGTGATGTTCGCTGA
- a CDS encoding TadE/TadG family type IV pilus assembly protein codes for MRCGRFSPTWCAVHLVSPRDRGSVTAEWALVLPAVVLVLAAVLSSVGVMVQQSRLDGVAADAARLASLGHSAALIAGHVGDQLGEEATVSLQSASEGISVCAVVEAMSSGPLSIVTGLTMQGMACALRESEPVAEATTPRESL; via the coding sequence ATGAGGTGCGGGAGATTCTCACCGACCTGGTGCGCAGTGCACTTAGTTTCACCGCGTGATCGAGGCAGTGTCACCGCCGAGTGGGCTTTAGTCCTCCCGGCGGTGGTGCTGGTTCTGGCTGCCGTCTTGAGCTCGGTGGGGGTGATGGTTCAACAGTCCCGACTGGATGGGGTCGCTGCTGATGCGGCGAGGCTCGCCAGCCTCGGTCACTCCGCGGCATTAATCGCCGGCCATGTCGGGGATCAGCTGGGCGAGGAGGCCACTGTGTCATTGCAGTCCGCGTCCGAGGGCATCAGCGTGTGCGCGGTGGTGGAGGCGATGTCGTCAGGGCCATTATCGATAGTGACGGGCCTCACGATGCAGGGCATGGCGTGTGCGTTGCGGGAGAGTGAGCCGGTGGCCGAGGCAACTACACCCCGAGAGTCATTGTGA
- the acs gene encoding acetate--CoA ligase, producing MSESTIDNRLHEERRFEPPTEFVAQRIAGPELYEAAKDNGPEFWADQSRELLHWHKPFTEVLDWSNPPFAKWFADGHINVAYNCLDRHVEAGHGERIALHFEGEPGDQRDISYAELTAEVRRAANLLLSLGVSQGDRVVIYMPLIPEAVIAMLAVARIGAIHSVVFGGFSAESLRARIDDAEAKLVITADGGYRKGSVFALKPAVDDALEMIASPVDNVLVVKRGGNEVAMVDGRDLWWHEEIAPMSDQHHAEGFEAENPLFILYTSGTTGKPKGILHTSGGYLTQAAFTHKNVFDLHPETDVYWCTADIGWITGHSYVVYGPLANGATQVIYEGTPDSPAPGRWWDIVEKYKVSIFYTAPTAIRAFMKAGRQIPGARDLSSLRLLGSVGEPINPEAWMWYREVIGGGVAPIVDTWWQTETGAIMISALPGVTSTKPGAAQVPLPGISIDVLSEEGTHVGPEAGGLLVVTQPWPSMLRGIWGDPDRYVDTYWSRFGDKYFAGDGAHLDADHDIWLLGRVDDVMNVSGHRLSTMEIESAIVAHEMTAEAAVVGAQDDTTGQAVVAFVILKSRFVDQKPADELVAELRNWVGQQIGAIAKPREIHLVDELPKTRSGKIMRRLLQDIAEGREIGDTTTLTDTSVIRTITTSLDDE from the coding sequence GTGTCCGAATCCACGATTGATAACCGCCTGCACGAAGAGCGGCGTTTCGAGCCTCCTACAGAGTTTGTGGCCCAGCGAATTGCCGGTCCGGAACTCTATGAGGCCGCCAAAGACAACGGGCCGGAGTTTTGGGCCGACCAGTCGCGCGAATTACTGCACTGGCATAAGCCCTTTACTGAGGTACTGGACTGGTCCAACCCGCCTTTTGCGAAATGGTTTGCCGATGGTCACATCAACGTCGCCTACAACTGTCTGGATCGACACGTAGAGGCCGGACACGGCGAGCGCATTGCGCTGCACTTTGAGGGCGAACCGGGTGACCAACGTGACATCAGCTACGCCGAACTGACCGCCGAGGTGCGCCGGGCAGCAAACCTGCTGCTGTCGTTAGGGGTCAGCCAGGGTGACCGTGTCGTGATCTATATGCCACTCATTCCAGAGGCGGTCATTGCGATGCTGGCCGTCGCACGGATTGGCGCGATTCACTCGGTCGTGTTTGGTGGTTTCAGTGCCGAAAGCTTGCGGGCGCGAATCGATGACGCAGAAGCCAAGCTGGTGATTACCGCTGATGGTGGTTACCGAAAAGGGTCCGTGTTTGCTCTCAAGCCGGCCGTTGATGACGCCCTGGAGATGATTGCCAGCCCGGTGGACAACGTGTTGGTGGTGAAGCGTGGTGGCAACGAGGTCGCCATGGTGGACGGTCGCGACCTGTGGTGGCATGAGGAAATTGCCCCCATGTCGGATCAACACCACGCCGAAGGGTTTGAGGCCGAAAACCCGCTGTTTATCCTTTACACCTCGGGGACGACCGGGAAACCTAAAGGCATTTTGCACACTTCTGGTGGGTACCTCACCCAGGCGGCGTTTACCCACAAAAACGTATTCGACTTGCACCCCGAAACAGACGTCTATTGGTGCACTGCGGACATTGGGTGGATTACCGGCCACAGCTACGTCGTCTACGGGCCCCTGGCTAATGGTGCCACCCAAGTCATTTATGAGGGAACCCCCGATTCACCTGCACCTGGGCGCTGGTGGGACATCGTCGAGAAATACAAGGTCAGCATTTTCTATACCGCCCCCACCGCGATTCGGGCGTTTATGAAAGCCGGCCGACAGATCCCTGGCGCCCGCGATCTGAGCTCCCTGCGCCTGCTGGGTTCCGTCGGTGAACCGATCAACCCAGAAGCGTGGATGTGGTACCGGGAAGTCATCGGCGGGGGGGTCGCTCCCATTGTGGATACCTGGTGGCAAACCGAAACGGGTGCCATCATGATCTCTGCCCTACCCGGTGTGACCAGCACCAAACCGGGTGCCGCCCAAGTACCCCTACCCGGTATCAGCATTGACGTGTTGAGTGAAGAGGGCACCCATGTGGGCCCGGAAGCCGGTGGGCTGCTAGTGGTGACACAACCCTGGCCGTCTATGCTGCGCGGCATTTGGGGTGACCCCGATCGCTACGTCGACACCTACTGGTCTCGCTTCGGTGACAAATACTTCGCCGGTGACGGTGCCCACTTGGACGCCGATCACGACATTTGGTTACTCGGGCGAGTAGACGACGTCATGAATGTGTCCGGCCACCGCCTGTCCACCATGGAAATTGAGTCAGCGATTGTGGCCCATGAAATGACGGCGGAGGCAGCCGTTGTCGGAGCACAAGATGACACCACTGGTCAAGCGGTGGTGGCTTTTGTGATTTTGAAATCGCGTTTTGTGGACCAAAAACCTGCTGATGAACTTGTGGCGGAACTGCGCAACTGGGTGGGCCAACAAATTGGTGCGATTGCCAAACCGCGCGAAATTCACTTGGTCGACGAGCTGCCCAAAACCCGCTCAGGCAAAATCATGCGCCGGCTGCTTCAAGACATCGCCGAGGGTCGAGAAATTGGGGACACGACGACGCTGACCGACACCAGCGTGATTCGGACCATCACGACGTCCCTAGACGACGAGTAA
- a CDS encoding DNA polymerase III subunit delta': protein MSLWDQLVGQETAIAAVREAAQPGSQAMTHAWMVVGPAGSGRSTLAHAFAATLVSNGNDDEALAHVMAGTHPDVTLVATDRVTISIDEVRELVTQSYYSPSQSKWRVIVMEDADRMTERTSNVLLKALEEPPPHTVWILCAPSVQDVLPTIYSRVRTITLRTPTVDQVATLIHQRHGVDLDVATMAAREAQSHIGMATRLATDAEARARRDETVKAVLSLNSVSRAVNQAAHLIALAGADQKALLEKLDQQEREDTLRSLGVAPGGSVPAALRGSVKALEDNQKRRATRSLRDGVDRIATDITSVLRDVLMLQVGSAEPLVNERHRPALEERAGVTTAHHTLAAMEHVQIARDRIAGNTPPQLALEAMLIAVSGRVPLAEAAA, encoded by the coding sequence GTGAGCCTCTGGGATCAGCTCGTCGGACAAGAAACCGCTATTGCCGCGGTACGTGAGGCTGCACAGCCCGGCTCACAGGCCATGACCCACGCGTGGATGGTGGTGGGGCCGGCAGGCTCCGGCCGCTCCACCCTCGCCCACGCCTTTGCCGCCACGCTGGTGTCCAACGGAAACGACGATGAGGCACTCGCCCACGTGATGGCCGGGACCCACCCGGACGTGACCCTGGTGGCAACCGACCGGGTCACCATCTCCATTGATGAAGTGCGTGAGCTTGTCACCCAGAGCTATTACTCGCCGTCGCAGTCGAAGTGGCGGGTCATCGTGATGGAAGACGCCGACCGGATGACTGAGCGCACCTCCAACGTCCTACTCAAAGCCTTGGAAGAGCCCCCGCCCCACACGGTGTGGATTTTGTGTGCCCCGAGTGTTCAAGACGTGTTGCCCACCATTTACTCTCGGGTGCGCACTATCACCCTTCGCACCCCCACGGTTGATCAGGTGGCCACACTGATTCACCAGCGCCACGGTGTGGACTTGGATGTGGCCACAATGGCTGCCCGCGAAGCCCAAAGCCACATCGGCATGGCCACCAGGCTTGCCACGGATGCGGAAGCCAGGGCCCGTCGGGACGAAACAGTCAAAGCCGTGTTGTCATTGAACTCCGTCTCCAGAGCGGTGAACCAAGCCGCCCACCTCATTGCGCTCGCCGGAGCTGACCAAAAAGCACTGCTGGAAAAACTCGATCAGCAAGAACGAGAAGACACCCTGCGATCGCTGGGTGTTGCCCCCGGAGGTAGTGTCCCCGCGGCTCTTCGAGGCAGCGTGAAAGCGCTGGAGGATAACCAAAAGCGAAGGGCCACTAGGAGCTTGCGAGACGGTGTTGATCGCATTGCCACGGATATCACCTCGGTGTTGCGGGATGTCTTGATGCTTCAGGTGGGTAGTGCGGAACCGCTGGTGAACGAACGCCATCGCCCGGCACTGGAGGAGCGCGCAGGGGTAACGACCGCCCACCACACCTTGGCCGCCATGGAGCACGTGCAGATTGCTCGTGATCGGATCGCCGGCAACACCCCACCGCAACTGGCCCTGGAAGCCATGTTGATTGCGGTCAGTGGTCGAGTGCCGCTAGCCGAGGCGGCGGCGTAG
- a CDS encoding DUF4244 domain-containing protein, translating into MNEPESAQGKAQNSPGDTEQSSEHNAQHVEDLGRGPRADEGAATAEYAIATMAAVGFAGLLVVIMQSDEVREILTDLVRSALSFTA; encoded by the coding sequence GTGAACGAACCAGAGAGTGCACAAGGTAAAGCACAAAATAGTCCGGGGGATACCGAACAGAGCAGTGAGCACAACGCCCAGCATGTCGAGGATTTAGGACGGGGGCCCCGAGCAGATGAGGGGGCAGCGACCGCCGAATACGCGATTGCGACGATGGCGGCAGTGGGGTTTGCCGGACTGCTGGTGGTCATTATGCAAAGCGATGAGGTGCGGGAGATTCTCACCGACCTGGTGCGCAGTGCACTTAGTTTCACCGCGTGA
- a CDS encoding RidA family protein, with protein sequence MGHIDARLRELGIDIPEVASPVANYVPARTTGSLLYTAGQLPFVDGALVATGKVGQDVSTSEAVELARICTLNALAAAQSVLGSLDRITQVVKVNGFVASSPDFIQQPTVLNGASELLGEIFGDIGIHARAAVGVAVLPLDAPVELELIVEFSTP encoded by the coding sequence GTGGGACACATCGATGCACGCCTTCGCGAATTAGGTATCGATATTCCTGAGGTTGCCTCCCCTGTGGCCAACTATGTGCCCGCCCGCACCACCGGATCTTTGCTCTACACCGCTGGCCAGTTGCCTTTCGTCGATGGTGCACTGGTCGCTACCGGCAAGGTAGGCCAAGACGTGTCCACCAGCGAAGCGGTCGAACTGGCCCGTATCTGCACACTCAACGCACTCGCTGCGGCCCAAAGCGTGCTGGGGTCTCTCGATCGCATTACCCAGGTGGTGAAGGTCAACGGTTTTGTGGCCTCCAGCCCCGATTTCATCCAACAACCCACTGTCTTAAACGGAGCATCAGAATTGTTGGGTGAGATTTTTGGTGACATCGGCATCCACGCGCGCGCTGCAGTAGGTGTCGCTGTCTTACCCCTTGACGCCCCGGTGGAACTCGAACTGATTGTGGAGTTTTCCACCCCGTAA
- the topA gene encoding type I DNA topoisomerase, with protein sequence MVPEGKKLVIVESPAKAKTIGKYLGDDYEVMASVGHVRDLAQPKELPAELKKTSLGRFAVDVDNGFEPYYVTTERGRKTVSDLKKAAKGATEIYLATDEDREGEAIAWHLLELLKPKVPVKRMVFHEITEDSIRSATSDTRDVDTALVDAQETRRIVDRLYGFEVSPVLWRRVSGAKSAGRVQSPALRLIVDRELERRAFIPAVYSDVKATVETGAGESFVASVARLDGTRVASGRDFSSEGELKDGVRLIDPEVATALVKALEAPGSTLEVAAIDPKPYTRRPAAPFTTSTLQQEAGRKLRFSAQQTMSVAQGLYENGYITYMRTDSVSLSQQAISAARAQAKQMFGPSSVPDSPRLYKGKSQNAQEAHEAVRPAGEAFKSPDELSGVLRPDELKLYELIWRRTVASQMVDAKGQTVTVTLGAADVEVGGSPVTVELTASGTVLFERGFLQAYEESNDDDKDDDGKSAVLPKMEQGERLGVTEVSAKAHETQPPARFTEASLVKALEERGIGRPSTYASIISTIIDRGYVSRRGSAMIPQWIAFPVTRLLSERFSELVDYQFTAELEEDLDRIARGEYSRQEWLQRFYFGDDDHRGLKDVALLATEEIDTRELNTIAITDTISLRVGKYSPFLETLDEETGEVRRVNLPPELAPDELTPQKAQELIDAPPVEDRVLGIDPESLREIVAKKGRFGPYVTEVIPEDEAEAAQGKKKTAVKPKTASLFQAMDIETIDLDTALKLLSLPREVGPDPESGEMITAQNGRYGPYLKKGTDTRSLDSEDLIFEIDVPGAVARFAEPKYGGRRQTPPLKTLEVDSNTGKAITVKNGRFGPYVTDGETNVTVPRGIDPAAIDQETAERMLAEKRAKGPAPKRAAKKPAAKKTPVKKPAAKKTPVKKPAAKKPAAKKTTSATTTVKNAGAKKAAAKSGTKTGNPSSKDEG encoded by the coding sequence ATGGTGCCTGAGGGCAAGAAACTAGTCATTGTCGAGTCGCCCGCCAAAGCAAAAACTATTGGTAAGTATTTGGGTGACGACTACGAAGTGATGGCTTCGGTGGGTCACGTTCGCGATTTGGCCCAACCGAAAGAGTTGCCGGCCGAGTTGAAAAAGACGTCACTGGGTCGCTTCGCCGTCGATGTGGACAACGGTTTCGAGCCCTACTACGTCACCACCGAGCGGGGTCGAAAGACCGTGTCGGATCTGAAAAAGGCTGCCAAGGGCGCCACCGAAATTTACCTCGCAACAGATGAAGACCGCGAGGGTGAAGCCATCGCCTGGCACCTGTTGGAGTTGTTGAAACCAAAAGTTCCGGTCAAGCGCATGGTCTTCCACGAAATCACCGAAGACTCGATTCGTAGTGCAACATCTGACACCCGCGATGTCGACACCGCGTTGGTCGATGCTCAAGAAACCAGACGCATCGTGGATCGCCTTTACGGTTTTGAGGTCTCACCGGTTCTGTGGCGACGGGTCTCTGGCGCCAAATCGGCGGGCCGTGTGCAATCACCCGCTCTTCGCCTCATTGTCGATCGCGAACTGGAGCGCCGGGCGTTTATCCCCGCCGTCTATTCGGATGTGAAAGCCACCGTCGAAACGGGTGCCGGCGAATCTTTTGTAGCGTCAGTGGCCAGGCTGGATGGTACCCGGGTGGCTAGTGGGCGAGATTTCTCCAGTGAGGGTGAACTCAAAGACGGCGTGCGCCTGATTGACCCCGAAGTGGCGACGGCTCTAGTGAAAGCGTTGGAGGCACCCGGCAGCACGCTCGAAGTGGCGGCCATTGACCCGAAGCCTTACACCCGGCGGCCGGCGGCTCCTTTTACGACGTCCACCTTGCAGCAAGAGGCCGGACGAAAACTTCGCTTTTCTGCTCAGCAGACCATGAGTGTTGCCCAGGGGCTCTACGAAAACGGTTACATCACTTATATGCGAACCGATTCGGTGAGCTTGTCCCAGCAAGCTATTTCGGCGGCAAGGGCCCAAGCGAAACAAATGTTTGGTCCCTCCAGCGTTCCCGATTCACCCAGGCTTTATAAAGGCAAGTCCCAAAACGCCCAGGAAGCACACGAAGCGGTGCGTCCCGCGGGTGAAGCCTTCAAATCACCCGACGAGCTTTCGGGGGTGTTGCGCCCCGACGAGTTGAAACTCTACGAACTCATTTGGCGGCGCACTGTGGCCAGCCAAATGGTGGATGCCAAAGGTCAAACCGTCACCGTGACACTGGGTGCTGCGGACGTGGAAGTTGGCGGCAGCCCGGTCACCGTCGAGCTCACGGCGTCTGGAACCGTGTTGTTCGAGCGTGGCTTCCTGCAGGCTTACGAAGAGAGCAACGACGACGATAAAGACGACGACGGTAAATCGGCTGTGTTGCCGAAAATGGAGCAGGGCGAACGCCTCGGGGTGACGGAGGTGTCGGCGAAAGCCCACGAAACGCAACCCCCTGCGCGGTTTACTGAAGCAAGCCTCGTCAAAGCTCTCGAAGAGCGTGGGATTGGTCGACCCTCCACCTACGCATCCATCATCTCCACGATTATTGATCGCGGTTATGTCTCCCGCCGCGGAAGCGCCATGATTCCCCAGTGGATTGCGTTCCCCGTCACGAGGCTGCTCTCAGAGCGCTTTAGTGAACTGGTCGACTACCAGTTCACTGCCGAGTTGGAAGAAGACTTGGACCGGATTGCCCGCGGCGAATACTCACGCCAAGAATGGTTGCAGCGGTTCTATTTTGGTGACGATGACCACCGTGGGCTAAAGGATGTTGCCCTGCTGGCGACCGAAGAAATTGATACCCGTGAGCTGAACACCATCGCCATTACCGACACCATTTCACTGCGAGTGGGTAAATACAGTCCCTTCTTAGAAACCCTCGATGAAGAAACCGGTGAAGTCCGGCGGGTGAATTTGCCGCCCGAGCTTGCCCCTGATGAGTTAACCCCCCAAAAAGCTCAAGAGCTGATTGATGCGCCCCCGGTCGAAGACCGGGTGCTGGGTATTGATCCAGAAAGCCTGCGGGAAATTGTCGCCAAAAAGGGCCGCTTCGGCCCCTACGTCACCGAAGTCATTCCGGAAGATGAGGCAGAAGCAGCGCAAGGGAAGAAAAAGACTGCGGTGAAGCCCAAAACGGCGTCCCTGTTCCAAGCAATGGATATCGAAACCATTGATTTGGACACGGCCTTGAAGCTTCTATCCCTGCCACGAGAAGTGGGACCCGACCCCGAATCGGGTGAAATGATTACCGCCCAGAACGGGCGCTACGGACCGTATTTGAAAAAGGGCACCGACACGCGTTCGTTGGATAGCGAAGACCTCATTTTCGAGATTGATGTGCCCGGTGCGGTGGCACGTTTTGCGGAGCCCAAATACGGTGGCCGCAGGCAAACACCACCGCTGAAAACCCTCGAGGTCGATTCGAACACCGGTAAAGCCATCACGGTCAAAAATGGGCGTTTTGGTCCCTATGTGACCGATGGAGAAACCAACGTGACCGTGCCCAGGGGGATTGACCCTGCGGCAATCGATCAGGAAACCGCTGAACGGATGTTGGCCGAGAAACGCGCGAAAGGTCCGGCACCAAAGCGTGCTGCCAAAAAACCTGCGGCGAAAAAAACGCCAGTAAAGAAGCCTGCCGCAAAAAAGACACCGGTGAAGAAACCTGCCGCGAAAAAACCAGCGGCCAAAAAGACCACGTCAGCCACAACAACAGTGAAGAACGCAGGCGCCAAGAAGGCCGCCGCAAAGTCCGGTACGAAGACAGGCAATCCCTCATCAAAGGATGAGGGATGA
- a CDS encoding type II secretion system F family protein, whose protein sequence is MATLSARLAVFFQAGLSPAKAWEELARDGQIGEAGQALAGRIQSHLQGGGRHAESVRGACEAGGEPERVFSAVVVVADESGTALYQALWALAEALRDRVSVEAEIRSIVQAPRQTTLLLLALPPLSLVVAGLLGVNALGFLTGSAFGWLLLILAALLYVAAIVWMGRLVAQLMPDSGYLSPARDLLAVASQGGALPEVAEARVNRVLLAHGLAESDNADIAHLTALSRRVGIPISRLSVAEATWQRHHARAEAAEAAQSLSVRILIPLGLFILPAFVAVGVVPVIFALLEGALRPDQQGLW, encoded by the coding sequence ATGGCGACCCTGTCGGCCCGGTTGGCCGTGTTTTTTCAAGCAGGCCTCTCTCCGGCGAAAGCGTGGGAAGAGTTAGCCCGCGATGGCCAAATCGGCGAAGCCGGCCAAGCCCTCGCGGGACGCATCCAATCCCACCTGCAAGGCGGCGGTCGACATGCCGAGAGTGTGCGAGGGGCCTGTGAGGCCGGGGGCGAACCCGAGCGAGTGTTTTCAGCTGTCGTCGTTGTTGCCGACGAATCGGGCACTGCGCTCTATCAAGCCCTGTGGGCGTTGGCCGAGGCGCTTCGCGATCGGGTGTCCGTGGAGGCAGAAATCCGCTCCATCGTTCAAGCCCCCCGACAGACCACCCTGTTGCTACTGGCATTGCCGCCACTTAGTCTCGTGGTGGCGGGGTTACTGGGGGTGAACGCTCTCGGTTTTTTGACCGGTTCAGCATTTGGCTGGTTGTTGCTCATCCTGGCGGCGTTGCTCTACGTGGCAGCCATTGTGTGGATGGGGCGTTTAGTTGCCCAGCTGATGCCCGATTCTGGTTACCTTTCACCGGCGAGGGATCTCCTTGCGGTCGCCAGCCAGGGTGGAGCACTACCCGAGGTGGCAGAGGCGAGGGTCAATAGGGTGTTACTCGCACACGGACTCGCCGAGTCGGACAATGCCGACATTGCCCACCTCACTGCACTATCGCGCCGAGTGGGAATCCCCATCTCTCGCCTGTCCGTGGCGGAAGCCACCTGGCAACGACACCACGCTCGTGCCGAAGCAGCCGAGGCCGCGCAAAGTTTGTCGGTCCGCATTCTCATTCCCCTTGGGCTGTTTATCCTGCCGGCGTTCGTTGCCGTGGGAGTTGTCCCGGTGATTTTTGCCCTGCTGGAGGGGGCCCTTCGACCAGACCAGCAGGGACTGTGGTGA
- a CDS encoding CpaF family protein, whose protein sequence is MPTPTRWSFPAPEQALLDDSVIRALGPLGVLGSDPSVTDVFVVGDGRVFADRGDGALMVTDLRLSADASVDLARALIEAGGRHLDEASPIVDVRLAEGIRVHAALPPVALGGAVLSIRFGRGPKPDIGALALGWSTAVRDRVLAAVDQRHTLLVTGATGSGKTTLLAALLAFASPRDRIVVIEDVSELRIDHPHVVQLECRQANLEGAGEVTLQRLVRESLRMRPGRLVVGECRGAELRDLLSALTTGHRGGAATMHAHSLEEVPARLDSLAALAGLTSEQLARQARSAFDLIIHVDHTPGKPREVTLGHFVGTAGGDLVVARI, encoded by the coding sequence GTGCCCACCCCCACACGTTGGTCTTTTCCTGCCCCGGAGCAGGCACTCCTAGACGACAGTGTGATTCGCGCCCTGGGCCCTCTGGGTGTCCTCGGTTCGGATCCGAGTGTCACCGACGTATTCGTGGTCGGTGACGGCCGGGTTTTTGCCGACCGCGGTGATGGCGCTCTGATGGTCACCGATCTTCGACTGAGCGCAGATGCCAGTGTTGACCTGGCCAGGGCACTGATTGAAGCTGGTGGCCGGCACCTGGATGAGGCTTCACCCATTGTTGATGTGCGCTTGGCTGAGGGTATTCGTGTTCATGCCGCCCTCCCGCCGGTGGCACTCGGGGGAGCGGTGCTCTCAATTCGCTTTGGCCGGGGCCCCAAACCCGATATTGGTGCGCTGGCCCTGGGGTGGTCTACTGCGGTGCGTGACCGGGTACTCGCCGCCGTCGATCAGCGACACACCCTGTTGGTGACGGGTGCGACGGGTAGTGGGAAAACGACCCTCCTGGCCGCACTGTTAGCGTTCGCGTCACCCCGGGATCGCATCGTGGTGATTGAAGATGTCAGCGAGTTGCGCATCGACCATCCACACGTCGTGCAACTCGAATGCCGCCAGGCGAACTTAGAGGGCGCGGGGGAGGTCACCCTGCAGCGGCTCGTGCGGGAATCGCTTCGCATGCGACCGGGCCGACTCGTCGTGGGGGAGTGTCGAGGGGCAGAGCTTCGCGATCTCCTCTCCGCACTCACCACCGGTCACCGAGGCGGTGCCGCTACTATGCACGCGCACTCTTTGGAAGAAGTGCCGGCGCGCTTGGATAGTTTGGCCGCGCTCGCGGGGCTCACATCAGAACAATTGGCGCGCCAGGCGCGCAGTGCCTTTGACCTCATCATTCACGTCGACCACACCCCGGGGAAACCCCGCGAGGTCACACTCGGCCATTTTGTGGGCACTGCGGGAGGTGACCTTGTGGTGGCCAGGATCTAG
- the tmk gene encoding dTMP kinase: MTSAFITFEGGDGSGKSTQLELLSGWLEQRDHSVVLTREPGGTDVGVELREIILHRKGFLAPRAEALLYAADRAHHIHTVVRPALAEGKVVIQDRYFDSSVAYQGAGRVLSEDEVRDLSLWATEGLIPDLTVVLDVPADVQRARRESTRTVYDRLEAEADDFHERVRDAYRRFAEKEPERFVLIDGQRPAEDIHGDIVERVTTLLG; the protein is encoded by the coding sequence ATGACCAGCGCATTCATCACCTTTGAAGGGGGTGATGGTTCGGGGAAATCAACCCAACTGGAATTACTGTCTGGTTGGTTAGAACAGCGCGACCACTCAGTAGTCCTCACCCGCGAACCCGGCGGCACAGATGTTGGCGTCGAGTTGCGCGAAATTATTTTGCACCGCAAAGGGTTCTTAGCCCCCCGCGCTGAAGCGCTGTTGTATGCCGCTGATCGTGCCCACCACATCCACACTGTGGTTCGACCTGCCCTGGCTGAGGGCAAAGTGGTGATTCAAGACCGTTACTTTGACTCCTCAGTGGCCTACCAGGGCGCGGGCCGGGTCCTCTCCGAGGATGAAGTGCGCGATCTGTCGCTGTGGGCAACAGAGGGCCTCATTCCAGACCTCACCGTTGTGCTTGATGTCCCCGCCGATGTTCAGCGCGCCAGGCGTGAGAGCACCCGCACGGTGTATGACCGGTTGGAAGCAGAAGCCGATGATTTCCACGAAAGAGTTCGTGACGCCTACCGACGCTTTGCGGAAAAAGAGCCCGAGCGTTTTGTGCTCATTGACGGCCAACGACCCGCCGAAGACATTCACGGGGACATTGTCGAGCGTGTCACGACGTTGCTTGGGTAG